One segment of Triticum aestivum cultivar Chinese Spring chromosome 2A, IWGSC CS RefSeq v2.1, whole genome shotgun sequence DNA contains the following:
- the LOC123188722 gene encoding RNA-binding protein CP33, chloroplastic has protein sequence MATAVAAFRSFLHPTATAAAIPLPPSHFNLNNFQRHCVGLRLFSSSHRRHPILLPASASAASGEEFSSNGEHYSEEGPEEYVEEEGEEAEPEVQAVRGYYPPRNRPALGQEPGRIYVGNLPYTFTAAELTAAFSEAGSVDDVQIIYDKITDRSRGFAFVTMATAEEAAKAVQMFNGALLGGRTVRVNFPEVPRGGERAVASAAVARTSLRVVDDGTYKVYAGNLGWGVRADALKTAFERQPGLVGARVIFERDTGRSRGFGFVSFQTIEDAKAVLQAMDGVELDGRPLRLSLAAQNPPAGSTPSTVQSQQEQTASGGSEPEVDKNSTTTSGQFEGEMEKSNLQPTASY, from the exons AtggccaccgccgtcgccgccttccGCTCTTTCCTTCACCccaccgccactgccgccgccatcCCACTCCCTCCTTCTCACTTCAACCTCAACAACTTCCAGCGGCACTGCGTCGGGCTCCGCCTATTCTCCTCCTCCCACCGTCGCCACCCCATTCTCctgcccgcctccgcctccgctgcTTCCGGCGAAGAGTTCTCTTCTAACGGAGAACATTACTCTGAGGAGGGTCCAGAGGAGTACGTggaggaagaaggggaggaggcAGAACCCGAGGTCCAGGCAGTCCGCGGTTACTATCCCCCGAGAAACCGGCCGGCACTTGGACAAGAGCCCGGGCGAATCTACGTCGGCAACCTGCCCTACACCTTCACCGCCGCTGAGCTCACTGCAGCATTCTCCGAGGCCGGCAGCGTCGACGATGTCCAG ATAATCTATGACAAAATCACCGACCGGAGTCGTGGCTTCGCCTTTGTCACCATGGCCACCGCGGAGGAGGCTGCCAAGGCCGTCCAGATGTTCAACGGAGCT CTGCTGGGAGGGAGGACAGTCAGGGTGAATTTCCCGGAAGTGCCGCGAGGAGGAGAGAGGGCAGTCGCATCGGCAGCGGTTGCAAGGACTAGCTTGCGTGTTGTTGACGATGGGACATACAAGGTTTACGCCGGCAACCTGGGGTGGGGTGTGCGGGCTGATGCACTCAAGACGGCATTCGAGAGGCAGCCTGGCTTGGTTGGTGCCAGGGTAATCTTCGAGCGTGACACGGGTCGTTCCAGGGGGTTTGGCTTCGTCTCCTTTCAGACAATAGAAGATGCAAAGGCTGTCTTGCAGGCCATGGACGGAGTG GAACTGGATGGGAGGCCACTCCGACTTAGTCTGGCGGCACAGAACCCTCCAGCTGGATCAACTCCTAGCACAGTGCAGTCCCAGCAAGAACAAACTGCCTCAGGTGGTTCTGAGCCAGAGGTCGACAAAAACAGTACTACTACTTCAGGACAATTTGAAGGTGAGATGGAAAAGAGCAACTTACAGCCAACTGCCAGCTATTAG
- the LOC123188723 gene encoding putative deoxyribonuclease TATDN1, which yields MASNTVKLIDIAVNFTDGMFKGIYHGKQCHSADLPSVLARAWAAGVDRIIVTGGSLKESREALEIAETDGRLFCTVGVHPTRCGEFEESGDPEGHFQALLALAKEGIEKGKVVAVGECGLDYDRLQFCPSDIQKKYFEKQFELAKAVKLPMFLHMRAAGGDFSEIVSKNLYRFPGGVTHSFTGTAEERDKLLSIENMFIGINGCSLKTKENLEIVGGIPAERMMIETDSPYCDIKNTHAGIQFVKSIWPSKKKEKYEPGLTVKGRNEPCLVRQVLEVVAGCKGIADIEGLSKTLYHNTCRLFFPHDMDASADAQLESGGVTAEQNS from the exons ATGGCGTCCAACACCGTCAAGCTCATCG ACATCGCAGTGAACTTCACTG ATGGCATGTTTAAGGGCATCTACCACGGCAAGCAGTGCCACTCTGCCGACCTCCCCAGCGTCCTCGCGCGAGCCTGGGCTGCCGGCGTCGACCGCATCATT GTCACCGGAGGGTCTCTGAAGGAGTCTAGGGAAGCGCTTGAGATCGCCGAGACCGATG GGAGGCTATTTTGCACCGTGGGAGTCCACCCAACGAGATGCGGG GAGTTTGAGGAGAGTGGAGACCCGGAAGGGCATTTTCAGGCTCTCTTGGCTTTGGCAAAGGAGGGCATCGAGAAGGGCAAG GTTGTGGCAGTTGGCGAGTGTGGTTTGGATTATGACAGACTTCAGTTCTGTCCTTCAGATATACAGAAGAA GTACTTTGAGAAACAATTCGAATTGGCTAAAGCAGTAAAACTACCGATGTTTCTTCACATGCGTGCTGCTGGTGGAGATTTCTCTGAAATCGTATCAAAAAATCTGTACAG GTTTCCAGGTGGGGTTACACATTCCTTCACTGGTACTGCAGAAGAACGTGACAAGCTTCTTTCTATCGAGAATATGTTTATAG GTATTAATGGCTGCTCTTTGAAGACTAAAGAAAATCTTGAGATTGTAGGAGGTATTCCTGCAGAGAGGATGATGATAGAGACAGATTCTCCTTATTGTGACATAAAAAATACTCATGCTGGAATCCAGTTTGTAAAATCGATCTGGCCATCCAAGAAAAAAGAGAAGTATGAACCTGGTTTAACAGTTAAGGGTCGCAATGAGCCTTGTTTAGTAAG GCAAGTCCTTGAGGTAGTGGCTGGATGCAAAGGTATTGCTGATATAGAAGGCTTAAGTAAAACTCTGTACCACAACACATGCAG GCTCTTCTTCCCTCATGACATGGATGCTTCTGCAGATGCACAGCTTGAGAGTGGTGGTGTTACTGCAGAACAGAATAGCTGA